A stretch of Mesorhizobium sp. M2A.F.Ca.ET.046.03.2.1 DNA encodes these proteins:
- a CDS encoding NADH-quinone oxidoreductase subunit C — MPALADLIEADRQVEHHAPWRRGVVAPKAWNLAVEQLVAGRWSLLGLWGEPDKVHMALLDEAQTIGVISLDCRGGRYPSVGQLHPPALRLERAAADLFGLAPQGLPDTRRWLDHGQWGISHPLAARPGGPAAASSYRFLAAEGESLHQIPVGPVHAGIIEPGHFRFTAGGETVVRLEERLGYVHKGIEALMQGASIDRAAKLAGRTSGDSTVAYSLAFARAVEAALGITPPGRAIWLRALMAELERLANHLGDIGAICNDAAFAIMHAHCGVLRERVLRAADAAFGHRLMRDRILPGGTASDLDEAGTDAIRSLIAEIRRRFPHLVELYDNTASLQDRTVATGRLKGELARQYAAGGYVGRASGRDFDARRSPGYAPYDELAFDVPVLQEGDVNARVWIRVREVEQSLSLVEQILGRLPAGPISVDIAAPEEPREGMALVEGFRGDILVWLRIGEDGLIERCHLRDPSWFQWPLLEAAIEGNIVADFPLCNKSFNCSYSGHDL; from the coding sequence ATGCCCGCGCTCGCCGATCTCATCGAGGCCGACCGCCAGGTCGAACATCACGCGCCCTGGCGGCGCGGCGTCGTCGCTCCGAAGGCCTGGAACCTCGCCGTCGAGCAGCTCGTCGCCGGACGCTGGAGCCTGCTCGGCCTGTGGGGGGAGCCTGACAAGGTGCACATGGCGCTTCTCGACGAGGCGCAGACCATCGGCGTGATCAGCCTGGATTGCCGTGGCGGCCGTTACCCGTCGGTCGGCCAGCTCCATCCACCGGCGCTCCGGCTGGAACGCGCCGCAGCGGATCTTTTCGGGCTGGCGCCGCAAGGCCTGCCCGATACCCGCCGCTGGCTCGACCATGGACAGTGGGGCATCAGCCACCCGCTGGCGGCGCGGCCCGGCGGGCCGGCGGCCGCGTCGTCCTACCGGTTCCTGGCGGCCGAGGGCGAGAGCCTCCATCAGATTCCTGTCGGGCCGGTGCATGCCGGCATCATCGAGCCGGGGCATTTCCGCTTCACGGCAGGCGGCGAAACCGTGGTGCGGCTGGAGGAGCGGCTGGGCTATGTGCACAAGGGCATCGAAGCGTTGATGCAGGGCGCATCGATCGATCGTGCCGCGAAACTCGCGGGCCGGACTTCAGGGGACAGCACTGTCGCCTATTCGCTCGCCTTCGCCCGCGCGGTGGAGGCGGCGCTCGGCATCACGCCGCCGGGGCGCGCGATCTGGCTGCGGGCGCTGATGGCCGAATTGGAGCGCCTGGCCAACCACCTCGGCGACATCGGCGCCATCTGCAACGACGCCGCCTTCGCGATCATGCACGCGCATTGCGGCGTGTTGCGCGAACGCGTGTTGCGCGCCGCCGATGCGGCCTTCGGCCACCGCCTGATGCGCGACCGCATCCTGCCCGGCGGCACGGCAAGCGATCTGGACGAGGCGGGGACGGACGCCATCCGATCGCTGATCGCCGAGATCAGGCGGCGCTTCCCGCATCTGGTCGAGCTCTACGACAACACCGCCTCGCTGCAGGACCGGACGGTGGCGACCGGCCGGCTCAAGGGCGAGCTTGCCCGGCAATATGCCGCCGGCGGCTATGTCGGCCGCGCCTCGGGCCGCGATTTCGATGCGCGCCGCAGCCCGGGTTACGCGCCTTATGACGAGCTCGCCTTCGATGTGCCGGTGCTGCAGGAAGGCGACGTCAACGCGCGCGTCTGGATCCGCGTGCGGGAGGTCGAGCAGAGCCTGTCGCTGGTCGAGCAGATTCTCGGGCGGCTGCCCGCCGGCCCGATCAGCGTCGATATCGCTGCACCGGAAGAGCCGCGCGAGGGCATGGCGCTGGTCGAGGGTTTTCGCGGCGACATCCTGGTCTGGCTGCGCATTGGCGAGGACGGCCTGATCGAGCGCTGCCACCTGCGCGACCCGTCATGGTTCCAGTGGCCG
- a CDS encoding hydrogenase 4 subunit F, translating into MSGFSFDAVAAILFIPAGAAAILAAMPNYRMTATVNVIASLLTLLAALSLFVTERPAPGQYLLVDDLNIVFIVLNTFVGFTTSVFSASYIAHELETGRLTAPNLRFYHAMYQIMMFGMNLAFVSNNIGLMWVAVELATLTTVLMVGIYRTHEALEAAWKYFILGSVGIALALFGTILVYMAAQPVVGEGTNAMVWSVLIEKAARFDPALLSVAFIFLLLGYGTKVGLAPLHAWLPDAHAEGPTPISAVLSGLLLNVALYAVLRFKLLLAASPQAIGPGPLMVTMGLTSLIFAAFMLYRRRDIKRLFAYSSIEHMGIIVFAFGMGGPLANFAGLLHMVMHSLTKSAIFFAVGHIAQVKGTQKISEIRGLTESHPGLGWALVIGVVAIAGLPPLGIFMSEFLVVSSTFARHPWLAVPLVFGLLIAFGALLLRLTGVAFGEPRGGMAPVEASYVPMYSHLALVFAAGIYLPAPLVAWFQHVAGILG; encoded by the coding sequence GTGAGCGGGTTTTCCTTCGACGCCGTGGCCGCGATCCTTTTTATCCCGGCGGGTGCCGCGGCCATCCTGGCGGCAATGCCGAACTACCGCATGACGGCGACCGTCAATGTCATCGCCAGCCTGCTCACCTTGCTCGCGGCGCTGTCGCTGTTCGTCACGGAACGGCCAGCGCCGGGACAATACCTCCTGGTCGACGACCTCAACATCGTCTTCATCGTGCTCAACACATTCGTCGGCTTCACCACCAGCGTGTTCAGCGCGTCCTACATCGCGCATGAGCTGGAAACCGGCCGGCTGACCGCGCCGAACCTGCGCTTCTACCACGCGATGTACCAGATCATGATGTTCGGCATGAACTTGGCCTTCGTGTCGAACAATATCGGCCTGATGTGGGTCGCGGTGGAGCTCGCCACGCTGACCACCGTGCTGATGGTCGGCATCTACCGCACGCATGAGGCGCTGGAAGCGGCGTGGAAATATTTCATCCTCGGCAGCGTCGGCATCGCGCTCGCGCTGTTCGGAACGATCCTCGTCTACATGGCTGCGCAGCCGGTCGTCGGCGAAGGCACCAACGCCATGGTCTGGTCGGTGCTGATCGAAAAGGCGGCGCGTTTCGATCCAGCGCTGCTCAGCGTCGCCTTCATCTTCCTGCTGCTCGGTTACGGCACCAAGGTCGGCCTTGCCCCCTTGCATGCCTGGCTGCCCGACGCCCATGCCGAGGGCCCGACGCCGATCTCGGCGGTGCTGTCGGGCCTGCTGCTCAATGTCGCGCTCTATGCCGTGCTGCGCTTCAAGCTGTTGCTCGCGGCGAGCCCGCAGGCGATCGGGCCCGGGCCGCTGATGGTCACGATGGGACTGACCTCGCTGATCTTCGCGGCCTTCATGCTCTACCGCCGCCGCGACATCAAACGCCTGTTCGCCTATTCCTCGATCGAGCATATGGGCATCATCGTCTTTGCCTTCGGCATGGGCGGCCCGCTCGCCAATTTCGCCGGCCTGCTGCACATGGTCATGCACAGCCTGACCAAATCGGCGATCTTCTTCGCCGTCGGCCATATCGCGCAGGTCAAGGGCACGCAGAAGATCTCCGAGATCAGGGGGCTGACCGAAAGCCATCCCGGACTTGGCTGGGCGCTGGTCATCGGCGTCGTGGCCATTGCCGGCCTGCCGCCGCTCGGCATCTTCATGAGCGAATTCCTAGTCGTCAGCTCGACTTTCGCCAGGCATCCGTGGCTGGCGGTCCCGCTGGTGTTCGGGCTGCTCATCGCCTTCGGCGCGCTGCTGCTGCGGCTGACCGGCGTCGCCTTCGGCGAGCCGCGCGGCGGCATGGCGCCTGTCGAGGCGTCCTATGTGCCGATGTATTCGCACCTCGCCTTGGTGTTTGCCGCCGGCATCTATCTGCCGGCGCCGCTGGTGGCGTGGTTCCAGCATGTCGCCGGCATCCTGGGGTAG
- a CDS encoding hydrogenase-4 component E — protein MNGLTFDIAHLLAGSLVLISFMMLYQDRLFALINVFALHAVVLALSVAWQAYIQDAHHLYITAAIALVFKAIVIPVGLHRIIQRLGIHRDIETAVGIGPTMLAGIGLVTLSMVLMLRVTPEADPLAREDLAFALSIILLGLLVMVTRRNAVSQVVGFMSLENGLVLAATGAKGMPLVVEISVAFSILIAFIVIGVFLFRIRERFDSVDIGALDDYRGERR, from the coding sequence ATGAACGGTCTCACCTTCGACATCGCCCATCTGCTCGCCGGCAGCCTGGTGCTGATCTCCTTCATGATGCTCTACCAGGACCGGCTGTTCGCGCTGATCAATGTCTTTGCGCTGCATGCCGTAGTGCTGGCGCTTTCGGTAGCCTGGCAGGCTTACATCCAGGACGCGCATCATCTCTACATCACGGCGGCAATCGCGTTGGTCTTCAAGGCGATCGTCATTCCCGTCGGGCTGCATCGCATCATCCAGCGGCTCGGCATCCACCGCGACATCGAGACCGCGGTCGGCATCGGCCCGACCATGCTCGCCGGCATCGGGCTAGTGACGCTCTCCATGGTGCTGATGCTGCGGGTGACGCCCGAGGCCGATCCGCTCGCCCGCGAGGATCTCGCCTTCGCGCTGTCGATCATCCTGCTCGGCCTGCTGGTTATGGTCACAAGGCGCAACGCCGTCAGCCAGGTCGTCGGCTTCATGTCGCTGGAGAACGGCCTGGTGCTGGCCGCCACCGGCGCCAAGGGCATGCCGCTGGTGGTCGAGATCAGCGTCGCCTTCTCAATCCTGATCGCCTTCATCGTCATCGGCGTCTTCCTGTTCCGCATCCGGGAACGGTTCGATTCGGTCGATATCGGCGCGCTCGACGACTACCGGGGAGAACGCCGGTGA
- a CDS encoding NADH-quinone oxidoreductase subunit H, producing the protein MAMISQLAVQGAQMLVVLLLAPLLIGFVRKVKARLVRRQGSSLIQPYRDLVRLMRKEVVLADNASWLFRVTPYLIFAATWVAAALVPTFATGLEFSWTADLIVIVALLGSARFFQALAGMDVGTSFGGLGASREVMIASLAEPAMLLTVFSLALLAGATQLSTVAAFMGSPQVGLRVSLGMSLIALVMVAIAENARIPVDNPATHLELTMVHEAMILEYSGRHLAMIELATFLKLLLYMSLIACVFLPWGLDSGGTGPKSLAIGAAAYLCKLTVLAILLAVFETAVAKMRVFRVPDFLGAALMLALLGTLLLFVSRSL; encoded by the coding sequence ATGGCCATGATCTCGCAGCTGGCCGTGCAGGGCGCGCAGATGCTGGTCGTGCTTTTGCTGGCGCCGCTGCTGATCGGCTTCGTGCGCAAGGTGAAGGCAAGGCTGGTCAGGCGGCAGGGGTCTTCGCTGATCCAGCCCTATCGCGATCTCGTCAGGCTGATGCGCAAGGAGGTCGTGCTGGCGGACAATGCGTCCTGGCTGTTCCGGGTGACGCCCTATCTGATCTTCGCGGCCACCTGGGTCGCGGCCGCGCTCGTCCCGACATTCGCCACCGGCCTCGAATTCAGCTGGACCGCCGACCTCATCGTCATCGTGGCGCTGCTCGGCAGCGCGCGCTTCTTCCAGGCGCTGGCCGGGATGGATGTCGGCACCAGCTTCGGCGGCCTCGGCGCCAGCCGCGAGGTGATGATCGCGTCGCTGGCCGAACCGGCGATGCTGCTCACCGTCTTCAGCCTGGCGCTGCTGGCCGGCGCCACGCAGCTCTCGACGGTCGCCGCCTTCATGGGCTCTCCGCAAGTCGGGCTGCGGGTGTCGCTCGGCATGTCGCTGATCGCGCTCGTGATGGTGGCGATCGCCGAGAATGCGCGCATACCGGTCGACAATCCGGCCACGCATCTGGAGCTCACCATGGTGCATGAGGCGATGATCCTGGAATATTCCGGCCGCCATCTGGCGATGATCGAGCTCGCCACCTTCCTCAAGCTGCTGCTCTATATGTCGCTGATCGCCTGCGTCTTCCTGCCCTGGGGGCTGGACAGCGGCGGGACCGGGCCGAAATCGCTGGCCATCGGCGCGGCCGCCTATCTCTGCAAGCTCACGGTGCTCGCCATCCTGCTTGCCGTGTTCGAGACGGCGGTCGCCAAGATGCGCGTCTTCCGCGTGCCGGACTTCCTGGGCGCGGCGCTGATGCTGGCGCTGCTCGGCACGCTGTTGCTGTTCGTCTCGCGGAGCCTGTGA
- the hyfB gene encoding hydrogenase 4 subunit B produces the protein MNSTVALLLCGPAAFLATAIMAAAASRLAAATRLVYGATLVISAVLLATAAGHLAGNPGEASATLPLGLPWTGARFRLDGLSAFFLVVVNLGGTITSLYGLGYGRHESQPHRVLPFYPAFLAGMNLVVLANDAFSFLLSWEFMSLASWALVMAHHRDEANRRAGYIYLVMASFGTMALLLAFGLLAGPAGTYAFDAMRTAHPGPFVAGAVLVLMLLGAGSKAGLVPLHAWLPLAHPAAPSHVSALMSGIMTKVAIYGFVRVVFDLLGEPAWWSGVAVLLIGGVTAVLGILHALMEKDLKRLLAYSTIENIGVIFASLGLALAFKANGMPSAAALAFTAALFHVLNHSFFKSLLFFGAGAVLTATGERDMEKLGGLIHRLPVTSFVFLIGCVSISALPPFNGFASEWLVFQAILRSPELPQWGLKVIVPAVGGMLALSAALAAACFVKAFGITFLGRGRSAAVERAHEVDRWSLAAMAVLAAFCLLAGILPGFVIDSLSTVTLPLVGERMPVQMAQPWLSIVPIAESRSSYNGLLVFVFITISASLAAFFIHRFASHALRRGIAWGCGFPDAVPAAQYTAVSFAQPIRRVFDGFAFRSRETVDMPAPGALEPARLKVEMHDVAWEIFYQPITGAIDFATERLNHLQFLTIRRYLTLVFLYLVILLLVLALWP, from the coding sequence GTGAATTCGACCGTCGCCCTTCTGCTGTGCGGTCCTGCCGCGTTTTTGGCAACGGCCATAATGGCCGCGGCCGCCAGCCGGCTCGCCGCCGCGACGCGCCTGGTCTATGGCGCGACACTTGTCATTTCAGCCGTGCTGCTCGCGACTGCTGCCGGCCATCTTGCCGGCAACCCCGGCGAGGCCTCCGCCACCTTGCCGCTCGGCCTGCCCTGGACCGGCGCCCGGTTCCGCCTCGACGGCCTGTCGGCGTTCTTTCTCGTCGTCGTCAATTTGGGCGGCACGATCACCAGTCTCTACGGCCTCGGCTACGGCCGGCATGAATCCCAGCCGCATCGGGTGCTGCCATTCTATCCCGCCTTCCTTGCCGGCATGAACCTCGTGGTGCTGGCAAACGACGCCTTCAGCTTCCTGTTGTCCTGGGAATTCATGTCGCTCGCCTCCTGGGCGCTGGTCATGGCGCATCACCGCGACGAGGCCAACCGGCGGGCCGGCTACATCTACCTGGTGATGGCAAGCTTCGGCACGATGGCGCTGCTGCTTGCCTTCGGCCTGTTGGCCGGGCCGGCGGGAACCTATGCGTTCGACGCGATGCGGACGGCGCATCCCGGCCCGTTCGTCGCCGGCGCGGTGCTGGTTCTCATGCTGCTTGGCGCCGGCTCCAAGGCCGGCCTCGTGCCGCTGCATGCCTGGCTGCCGCTTGCCCATCCGGCGGCACCCAGCCACGTCTCGGCGCTGATGAGCGGCATCATGACGAAGGTCGCCATCTATGGCTTCGTCCGCGTGGTGTTCGACCTGCTTGGCGAGCCGGCATGGTGGTCCGGCGTCGCGGTGCTTCTCATCGGCGGCGTGACGGCGGTGCTGGGCATCCTGCACGCGCTGATGGAAAAGGACCTGAAGCGGCTGCTCGCCTACTCCACCATCGAGAATATCGGCGTCATCTTCGCCAGCCTCGGCCTTGCGCTGGCCTTCAAGGCAAACGGCATGCCGTCGGCGGCCGCGCTGGCCTTCACCGCGGCGCTCTTCCACGTGCTGAACCATTCCTTCTTCAAGAGTCTGCTGTTCTTCGGCGCCGGCGCCGTGCTGACAGCAACCGGCGAACGCGACATGGAGAAGCTGGGCGGCCTCATCCATCGCCTGCCGGTGACCAGCTTTGTCTTCCTCATCGGCTGCGTCTCGATCTCGGCGCTGCCGCCCTTCAACGGCTTTGCCTCCGAATGGCTGGTCTTCCAGGCCATATTGCGCAGCCCCGAGCTGCCGCAATGGGGGCTGAAGGTCATCGTGCCCGCGGTCGGCGGCATGCTGGCGCTGTCGGCCGCACTTGCCGCGGCCTGCTTCGTCAAGGCATTCGGCATCACCTTCCTTGGCCGGGGGCGGTCGGCGGCGGTGGAACGCGCGCACGAAGTCGATCGGTGGTCGCTGGCGGCGATGGCCGTGCTTGCCGCCTTCTGCCTGCTCGCCGGCATCCTGCCAGGCTTCGTCATCGACAGCCTGTCGACGGTGACGCTTCCGCTCGTCGGCGAGCGCATGCCGGTTCAGATGGCGCAGCCCTGGCTGTCGATCGTGCCGATCGCCGAGAGCCGCAGCTCCTATAACGGCCTGCTGGTCTTTGTCTTCATCACCATCTCGGCGTCGCTCGCGGCGTTCTTCATCCACCGCTTCGCCTCGCATGCGCTGCGCCGGGGCATTGCGTGGGGATGCGGCTTCCCGGATGCGGTGCCGGCCGCGCAATACACGGCCGTCAGCTTCGCGCAGCCCATTCGCCGCGTCTTCGACGGCTTCGCGTTCCGCTCGCGCGAGACGGTGGACATGCCGGCGCCGGGCGCGCTGGAGCCGGCGCGACTCAAGGTGGAGATGCACGATGTGGCCTGGGAGATCTTCTACCAGCCGATCACCGGCGCGATCGATTTCGCCACAGAGCGGCTGAACCACCTGCAGTTCCTGACCATCCGCCGCTATTTGACGCTGGTCTTCCTCTACCTCGTCATCCTGCTTCTGGTGCTCGCGCTATGGCCATGA
- a CDS encoding helix-turn-helix transcriptional regulator: protein MITAPQLRAARSLLGIDQRRLAELSGLSVPTIQRMEASGSIIRGNVDSLMKLIAALEISGIELIGEGAASPGGGRGVRLKSGFDPAKAPEPDGGQVESGGSQP from the coding sequence GTGATAACCGCACCGCAATTGCGCGCCGCAAGATCGCTGCTCGGCATCGATCAGCGCCGGCTTGCCGAATTGTCCGGCCTATCGGTGCCGACGATCCAGCGCATGGAAGCCAGCGGCTCGATCATCCGGGGCAATGTCGATTCGCTGATGAAGCTGATCGCGGCGCTCGAGATCTCCGGCATCGAACTGATCGGGGAAGGCGCGGCGAGCCCAGGCGGCGGGCGCGGGGTGCGGCTGAAGAGCGGTTTCGATCCCGCCAAGGCGCCCGAACCCGATGGCGGCCAGGTCGAATCGGGCGGGAGCCAGCCGTGA
- a CDS encoding 4'-phosphopantetheinyl transferase superfamily protein, with amino-acid sequence MSASIRHTVEQALAGLAPPGLSAGCRHILAGDEQYILPAESASMATREPGARAATGAGRHIAHELLRRLGCVNPAILRGRSGSPIWPAGIVGSIAHDDTMAVAVVARSGALRSVGVDIEPALPLPDDLRAMVAAPKDRLGDLDPKLGGRILFAVKEAAYKASFPLDGRVLGFEDIAIDFEKGEAVTSPGRRLAVRFATSPCILALAYAAVER; translated from the coding sequence ATGTCGGCAAGCATCCGACACACCGTCGAGCAGGCATTGGCCGGCCTCGCGCCGCCCGGCCTGAGCGCCGGTTGCCGTCATATCCTCGCCGGCGACGAACAATATATCCTGCCCGCGGAAAGCGCTTCCATGGCGACGCGCGAACCCGGCGCGCGCGCCGCCACCGGGGCAGGCCGCCACATCGCGCATGAATTGCTGCGGCGTCTGGGATGCGTGAACCCCGCGATATTGCGCGGCCGATCGGGAAGCCCGATCTGGCCGGCCGGCATTGTCGGCTCGATCGCGCATGACGACACGATGGCCGTAGCAGTCGTCGCGCGATCCGGCGCGCTGCGAAGCGTCGGCGTCGACATCGAACCCGCCTTGCCATTGCCCGACGACCTCAGGGCCATGGTTGCCGCCCCGAAGGATCGCCTGGGTGATCTCGATCCGAAGCTGGGCGGCCGTATCCTGTTCGCGGTCAAGGAAGCGGCCTACAAGGCGTCGTTCCCGCTCGACGGTCGCGTGTTGGGTTTCGAGGACATCGCCATCGATTTCGAAAAGGGCGAGGCGGTCACTTCGCCGGGCCGTCGCCTGGCCGTCCGTTTTGCCACCTCCCCATGCATCCTGGCGCTGGCTTACGCAGCCGTGGAGCGCTGA
- a CDS encoding GNAT family N-acetyltransferase — MTRRAGISDRLVTLEPVGKGNRAAILALELLPEQQEYVASNAESLAEAKQDDEAIARAVVFAGRVVGFLMYSAPEDDDEAIIYRFMIDRREQGRGLGRAAVGKALEEIAKLGHIRRVAICYEPENEAARRLYAGFGFVEQGLDEDDEMIATLELGRIER; from the coding sequence GTGACGCGCCGCGCCGGCATCAGCGACCGGCTGGTTACCCTGGAGCCTGTCGGCAAGGGCAACCGGGCGGCGATACTGGCGCTCGAACTGTTGCCGGAGCAGCAGGAGTACGTCGCCTCCAACGCCGAATCGCTGGCGGAGGCCAAGCAGGATGACGAGGCGATCGCTCGCGCCGTCGTCTTCGCCGGGCGCGTGGTCGGATTCCTCATGTACAGCGCGCCCGAGGACGATGACGAAGCGATCATCTATCGCTTCATGATCGACCGCCGCGAGCAAGGCAGGGGCCTCGGCCGCGCCGCTGTCGGCAAGGCGCTGGAAGAGATCGCGAAGCTCGGCCACATCCGCCGCGTTGCGATCTGCTATGAACCGGAGAACGAGGCGGCGCGCCGGCTTTACGCCGGCTTCGGTTTCGTCGAGCAAGGACTGGACGAAGACGACGAGATGATCGCCACGCTCGAACTGGGGCGGATAGAGCGTTGA